One region of Quercus lobata isolate SW786 chromosome 2, ValleyOak3.0 Primary Assembly, whole genome shotgun sequence genomic DNA includes:
- the LOC115977985 gene encoding non-specific lipid-transfer protein 2-like, giving the protein MLRMKKASYVVLCAVAVVAMLLFEAPLMAKAVTCSPLQLSSCIAAITSSAPPSSTCCTKLREQRPCLCGYLKDPNLRQYVNSPGARKVASTCGVPFPSC; this is encoded by the coding sequence ATGTTAAGGATGAAGAAAGCTTCATATGTTGTACTCTGTGCAGTGGCTGTGGTAGCCATGCTTCTATTTGAAGCACCACTGATGGCAAAGGCAGTGACATGCAGTCCCTTGCAGCTGAGTTCATGCATAGCGGCCATCACATCTTCAGCACCACCATCTAGCACTTGTTGCACCAAGCTGAGGGAGCAGAGGCCATGCCTTTGTGGGTACCTCAAAGATCCAAATCTCAGGCAGTATGTTAACTCTCCTGGTGCCAGAAAGGTCGCTAGTACTTGTGGTGTTCCCTTCCCTAGTTGTTAG